Proteins from a single region of Streptomyces sp. Tu 3180:
- a CDS encoding cold shock domain-containing protein has product MVTAIVREWHDEEGWGVLDSPETPGGCWGHFSHIQTKGFRTLSPGQQVDLQWEAPGFEQDGYSYRAVSIVPRPA; this is encoded by the coding sequence ATGGTGACTGCGATTGTCCGCGAGTGGCACGACGAGGAAGGGTGGGGCGTGCTCGACTCCCCCGAGACTCCCGGCGGATGTTGGGGCCACTTCTCCCACATCCAGACGAAGGGCTTCCGAACGCTGTCGCCGGGACAGCAAGTAGACCTCCAGTGGGAAGCCCCTGGCTTCGAACAGGACGGGTACAGCTACCGGGCCGTGAGCATCGTGCCTCGACCCGCCTGA
- a CDS encoding MerR family transcriptional regulator: MRIGELSKRTGVSPRSLRYYEEQGLLTSSRSDAGQRHYSDAAVQRVSLIRQLFDAGMSSRVIATVLPCVDVPGDLGVAEETFTAMMRERDRIDADIAHLIETRDALDVLIRANSRHRAELSTAPEAVAQSV, encoded by the coding sequence ATGCGGATAGGCGAGTTGTCCAAGCGCACGGGCGTGAGTCCGCGCTCACTGCGGTACTACGAAGAGCAGGGCCTGCTGACCAGCTCACGCTCCGACGCGGGGCAGCGTCACTACTCCGATGCTGCGGTCCAGCGCGTGTCACTCATCCGACAGCTGTTCGACGCGGGTATGTCCAGCAGGGTGATCGCGACTGTGCTGCCGTGTGTGGACGTCCCGGGTGACCTGGGCGTCGCCGAGGAGACGTTCACGGCGATGATGCGCGAGCGCGACCGGATCGACGCCGACATCGCTCACCTGATCGAGACCCGGGATGCACTTGACGTGCTGATCAGGGCCAACAGCCGACACCGGGCGGAACTGTCCACGGCCCCGGAAGCGGTGGCACAGTCGGTCTGA
- a CDS encoding DinB family protein codes for MSETVTVNEPATHDSAHEPASTGERADLLESLAKHRHFLRFTTRDLTDEQAGRRTTASQLCLGGLVKHVTAVERAWAQFILDGPSAMPDFTTMTEADWARRDDEFRMLPHETLTGVLADYADVARRTDELVAALPDLNAAQPLPKAPWSEPGARWSARRVLMHIIAETAQHAGHADIIRESLDGAKTMG; via the coding sequence ATGAGCGAGACCGTGACTGTCAACGAACCGGCCACCCACGACTCGGCCCATGAGCCGGCCTCCACCGGCGAGCGTGCCGACTTGCTGGAGTCCCTGGCCAAGCACCGGCACTTCCTGCGATTCACCACCCGTGACCTCACCGACGAGCAGGCCGGGCGCCGGACCACCGCCAGCCAGTTGTGCCTGGGCGGCCTGGTCAAACATGTCACTGCGGTCGAGCGAGCCTGGGCGCAGTTCATCCTGGACGGCCCGTCGGCGATGCCCGACTTCACCACCATGACCGAGGCCGACTGGGCCCGACGGGACGACGAGTTCCGGATGCTGCCCCACGAGACGCTGACCGGCGTGCTCGCCGACTACGCCGACGTGGCCCGCCGAACCGACGAACTGGTCGCCGCCCTCCCCGACCTGAACGCCGCACAACCACTGCCGAAGGCCCCGTGGTCCGAGCCGGGCGCGCGGTGGTCGGCCCGCCGGGTACTGATGCACATCATCGCCGAGACCGCCCAGCACGCCGGCCACGCCGACATCATCCGCGAGTCCCTGGACGGCGCCAAGACCATGGGTTAG
- a CDS encoding integrase gives MGHSSSRAALIYQHMTSERDRVIADRLGAMIRGDGGVVPG, from the coding sequence ATGGGGCACAGCAGCTCCCGGGCCGCGCTGATCTACCAGCACATGACCAGCGAACGGGACCGGGTCATCGCTGATCGACTCGGGGCCATGATCCGGGGTGATGGGGGAGTGGTCCCCGGCTAG
- a CDS encoding NADP-dependent oxidoreductase, translating into MGQAWGFSRYGGPEVQEFFDRPDPVPGRDEVLIRVDVAGVNPLDHLLRSGLVDGLDGGRPFPRVLGMEAAGTVLARGEDVDGLEVGDAVFGFALTGGGTYAETTVLSAPNTARIPEGLSATVAATLPVAGTTAVDVLDQLGLPAGATVLVNGVGGGVGLAVARLAIGRELRVIGTGSTAKRERAEAIGVRFIDYTAEDVAAAARELVPDGFDGIVDLAGGTSLRTVAPLAQDPRNVIAVGDMSVPDLGGRFVERRVDRENLERSARLALDGLLTPVITAVHPLSDAPAALATVENGHTSGKVVIEVA; encoded by the coding sequence ATGGGGCAGGCGTGGGGTTTCAGCAGGTATGGCGGGCCCGAGGTGCAGGAGTTCTTCGATCGTCCCGACCCTGTCCCCGGTCGCGACGAGGTGCTGATCCGGGTCGACGTCGCCGGCGTGAATCCCCTCGACCACCTTCTGCGCTCGGGCCTGGTCGACGGGCTCGACGGCGGGCGTCCGTTTCCCCGCGTGCTGGGCATGGAGGCAGCAGGAACCGTCCTCGCCCGGGGCGAGGACGTCGACGGGCTCGAGGTGGGTGACGCGGTCTTCGGCTTCGCACTCACCGGTGGCGGCACCTACGCCGAGACGACGGTGCTGTCCGCGCCGAACACCGCGCGCATCCCGGAGGGGCTGTCCGCGACCGTGGCGGCAACGCTGCCAGTGGCCGGGACGACCGCGGTGGACGTGCTCGACCAGCTCGGCCTCCCGGCCGGTGCCACGGTCCTGGTCAACGGAGTCGGGGGCGGGGTCGGCCTCGCCGTCGCCCGGCTGGCCATCGGGCGCGAGCTGCGTGTGATCGGCACCGGGAGTACCGCCAAACGCGAGCGCGCCGAGGCCATCGGGGTGCGGTTCATCGACTACACCGCCGAGGACGTCGCCGCCGCGGCACGCGAGCTGGTTCCGGACGGCTTCGACGGGATCGTCGACCTGGCCGGAGGCACCTCGCTGCGGACGGTCGCTCCGCTGGCCCAGGATCCCCGCAACGTCATCGCTGTGGGTGATATGTCCGTGCCCGATCTCGGTGGGCGTTTCGTCGAGCGTCGCGTCGACCGCGAGAACCTGGAGCGGTCGGCCCGGCTGGCCCTCGACGGACTCCTCACACCCGTGATCACCGCGGTCCATCCGCTCTCCGACGCCCCGGCCGCCCTCGCCACCGTCGAGAACGGCCACACCTCGGGCAAGGTTGTCATCGAGGTGGCATGA